The following are encoded together in the Naumannella cuiyingiana genome:
- a CDS encoding DedA family protein yields MNQIVDWLVGLMDTIGPMGAGLAVALENLFPPIPSEAILPLAGFAAARGSFSVLEAIVWTTAGSVVGAYLLYAVGAAVGRDRMRWLAAKLPLVDVADLDKTEAWFHRHGPKAVFFGRMIPIFRSLISIPAGITRMPPVLFGLLTLAGSAIWNSVFVIAGYYLGANWAVVEQYASIFQKIVIVLVAAAVVIWVVRRIRARHGHRAATEAQARDQEF; encoded by the coding sequence ATGAATCAGATCGTGGACTGGCTCGTCGGCCTGATGGACACCATCGGGCCGATGGGCGCCGGCCTCGCGGTGGCACTGGAGAACCTCTTCCCGCCCATCCCCAGCGAGGCGATCCTGCCGCTCGCCGGCTTCGCCGCCGCCCGGGGCAGCTTCAGCGTGCTCGAGGCGATCGTCTGGACCACCGCGGGCTCCGTCGTCGGGGCGTACCTGCTGTACGCCGTCGGGGCGGCCGTCGGCCGTGACCGGATGCGCTGGCTGGCGGCCAAGCTGCCGCTGGTCGATGTGGCCGATCTGGACAAGACCGAGGCCTGGTTCCACCGGCACGGCCCGAAGGCCGTGTTCTTCGGGCGGATGATCCCGATCTTTCGCAGCCTGATCTCCATTCCGGCCGGCATCACCCGGATGCCGCCCGTCCTGTTCGGCCTGCTCACTCTCGCGGGGTCGGCGATCTGGAACTCGGTCTTCGTGATCGCCGGCTACTACCTGGGCGCGAACTGGGCGGTCGTCGAGCAGTACGCCTCGATCTTCCAGAAGATCGTGATCGTGCTGGTCGCCGCGGCCGTCGTGATCTGGGTGGTACGCCGGATCCGCGCCCGCCACGGGCACCGCGCCGCCACGGAGGCACAGGCGCGCGACCAGGAGTTCTGA
- a CDS encoding FKBP-type peptidyl-prolyl cis-trans isomerase, translating into MSEKPEVDFPEGPPPAELEITDLIVGEGEQAKPGDMVEVDYVGVAYSSGEEFDASYNRGQPLRFALGAGQVITGWDRGLEGMRVGGRRRLVIPPQLAYGDAGAGGVIKPGETLIFVCDLRGVG; encoded by the coding sequence ATGAGCGAGAAGCCGGAAGTCGACTTTCCCGAAGGTCCCCCGCCCGCCGAGTTGGAGATCACCGATCTGATCGTCGGCGAGGGCGAGCAGGCCAAGCCGGGTGACATGGTCGAGGTGGACTACGTGGGCGTGGCGTACAGCTCCGGCGAGGAGTTCGATGCCAGCTACAACCGCGGCCAGCCGCTGCGTTTCGCGCTCGGCGCGGGACAGGTCATCACGGGCTGGGACCGCGGCCTGGAGGGGATGCGGGTCGGCGGCCGCCGCCGACTGGTGATCCCGCCCCAGCTCGCCTACGGCGACGCCGGCGCGGGCGGGGTGATCAAGCCGGGCGAGACCCTGATCTTCGTCTGCGACCTGCGGGGCGTGGGCTGA
- a CDS encoding DUF1707 and DUF4870 domain-containing protein, with amino-acid sequence MGAMNEYAGQNQRVGHLERERAEQYLSEAYAQGRIDEDEFERRIDRTLNARTRGDLNAAFADLVPVTAQYFGPHPAYRPTPPRDSVELPGAKGAAGIAHLLPFVSWIIGPAFVYAVSSPGSYARREAAKSFNWTLFSSALFFALGMLGIWFVPDVLLALAWFAWVALTVIGAVKAFAGENWTNPLLRVIPWKPLTEK; translated from the coding sequence ATGGGTGCGATGAACGAGTACGCCGGACAGAACCAGCGCGTGGGCCATCTGGAGCGGGAACGGGCGGAGCAGTATCTGTCGGAGGCCTATGCGCAGGGCCGGATCGACGAGGACGAGTTCGAACGGCGGATCGACCGGACGCTGAATGCCCGGACCCGCGGCGACCTGAACGCCGCCTTCGCCGATCTGGTGCCCGTCACCGCGCAGTACTTCGGGCCGCACCCGGCGTACCGCCCGACCCCACCGCGCGACAGCGTCGAACTGCCCGGTGCGAAGGGCGCCGCCGGTATCGCCCACCTGCTGCCGTTCGTCAGTTGGATCATCGGCCCGGCGTTCGTGTACGCCGTGTCCTCGCCCGGCAGCTATGCCCGACGCGAGGCGGCGAAGTCGTTCAACTGGACGCTGTTCTCATCGGCCCTGTTCTTCGCCCTCGGGATGCTCGGCATCTGGTTCGTGCCCGATGTTCTGCTCGCCCTGGCCTGGTTCGCCTGGGTCGCGCTGACCGTCATCGGCGCCGTGAAGGCATTCGCGGGGGAGAACTGGACCAATCCGCTGCTGCGGGTCATCCCGTGGAAGCCGCTCACCGAGAAGTGA